In Paenibacillus phoenicis, one genomic interval encodes:
- a CDS encoding cache domain-containing sensor histidine kinase, protein MNLRIKLFTAFLGLVIIPLFVLGIITFWITFNSIEKKYSQQAEYSLKAISYSIKNVFQEMNNVTDNGISKGVFQAALSAKDPDTQDLTATTQLELNANQRNFRSLLYSHPAIDYAFLYNIHGGRQSNVIAIFNKENFETLPYEKFKEHPLYNEVMALNGQPKWIAPHEYPELTGSDNVFTQIRLIKELSNLERVGVLVVQIKNWEFEKIFQNLKLGSQMRDTRFMLVNDKGLILYDYQLELDGQQIEAYLPKKLKWESGEGYRSFKGKFNNQESVISIYKLQDYPWSLVSVTSWSYLSQEVTTFAKWFVAIICVCVLTAMLFNLIFMNRITGTIGVIVRFMRKVESGDLKARVDEKGDDELLLLQKGFNNQMDKINELFEQVKREQRLKANAELRVLQAQIKPHFLFNTLESINVLAVQNEGRKVSEMVLRLANILRISIQDKEEIKLSLEIEHMRSYLEIQKFRFEELFEYSIDIPDEMMNCLLLKLTLQPLVENSIQHGFEGIDYKGRITVTGRMEQDRILLRVEDNGIGMTNEQLAKIQYADLDDPAYRSMAPYPNHERRGLGLRSVSDRLRFQYGSRYGLFICSQPGYGTTIQCVIPRYEAGDHDEIKSVAG, encoded by the coding sequence ATGAATTTGCGCATTAAGCTGTTTACCGCCTTTTTGGGTTTAGTCATCATTCCATTGTTTGTGTTAGGCATTATCACGTTTTGGATTACGTTTAACTCGATTGAGAAGAAATACAGCCAGCAGGCGGAATATTCACTGAAGGCGATCAGCTACAGCATTAAGAACGTCTTTCAGGAGATGAATAACGTCACGGATAATGGCATCTCCAAAGGGGTGTTTCAGGCCGCTTTATCAGCCAAGGACCCGGATACCCAGGATTTGACGGCCACGACCCAGCTGGAGCTGAACGCCAATCAGCGAAATTTCCGTTCCCTGCTGTATAGCCATCCGGCCATTGACTACGCGTTTTTGTACAACATCCATGGGGGCCGGCAATCCAATGTCATCGCGATATTTAATAAGGAAAATTTCGAGACGCTGCCCTACGAAAAATTTAAGGAGCATCCTTTATATAACGAAGTGATGGCCCTTAACGGCCAACCGAAATGGATCGCTCCCCACGAATATCCGGAATTAACCGGATCGGACAACGTGTTTACGCAAATCCGCCTGATTAAGGAGCTTAGCAATCTGGAGCGGGTTGGCGTGCTGGTGGTGCAGATCAAGAACTGGGAGTTCGAGAAGATTTTTCAGAACCTGAAACTGGGCAGTCAGATGCGCGATACCCGGTTTATGCTGGTGAATGACAAAGGCCTGATTCTATACGATTATCAATTGGAGTTGGATGGCCAGCAAATCGAAGCGTACCTGCCAAAGAAATTGAAATGGGAGAGCGGCGAGGGGTATCGGAGCTTTAAAGGTAAATTTAACAACCAAGAGAGCGTTATCTCCATTTATAAATTGCAGGATTATCCGTGGAGTCTAGTTTCGGTTACTTCCTGGAGCTATTTGTCGCAGGAGGTGACGACCTTTGCCAAATGGTTTGTTGCCATTATTTGTGTGTGCGTGCTGACGGCGATGTTATTTAACTTGATCTTTATGAACCGGATCACGGGAACGATTGGTGTGATTGTCAGGTTCATGCGCAAGGTGGAAAGCGGTGACCTGAAAGCTCGGGTAGATGAGAAAGGCGACGATGAGCTGCTTCTGCTGCAGAAGGGCTTCAATAACCAGATGGATAAAATCAATGAGCTGTTTGAGCAAGTGAAACGGGAGCAACGGCTGAAGGCCAACGCCGAGCTGCGCGTCCTGCAGGCTCAGATTAAGCCGCATTTCCTGTTTAATACGTTGGAATCGATTAACGTGCTTGCCGTCCAAAACGAAGGGCGTAAGGTCAGCGAAATGGTGCTGCGGCTGGCGAATATTTTGCGGATCAGTATTCAAGACAAGGAAGAGATCAAGCTGAGCCTCGAAATCGAGCATATGCGCAGCTATTTGGAAATTCAGAAGTTCCGTTTCGAGGAGTTGTTTGAGTATTCGATTGATATTCCGGACGAAATGATGAACTGTCTGCTGTTGAAATTAACGCTGCAGCCGCTCGTGGAGAACAGCATTCAGCACGGGTTTGAGGGCATCGATTATAAAGGCAGGATCACGGTCACGGGGAGAATGGAGCAAGACCGCATTCTGCTAAGGGTTGAAGATAACGGAATTGGGATGACCAATGAGCAGCTGGCGAAGATCCAATACGCGGATTTGGACGATCCGGCGTATCGTTCCATGGCGCCATATCCGAATCATGAACGCCGGGGCTTGGGGCTTCGCAGCGTGTCGGATCGGCTAAGATTTCAGTATGGCAGCAGATACGGATTGTTTATTTGCTCGCAGCCCGGGTACGGGACGACGATTCAATGTGTGATACCAAGATATGAGGCGGGGGATCACGATGAAATTAAAAGCGTTGCTGGTTGA
- a CDS encoding carbohydrate ABC transporter permease, which produces MRVLKKTIPHLFLMAYLLIILYPFLFVLFSSVKTDNQAIASNPFGLPSSIIFDNYMNAWVNAKISTFFFNSLYIGVLSACLSILFAAMLAFAVTRMRYNRISAVVFQLILLGMLIPNNSLLLPIYGMMRNLNVLDTHMALILPYVANAIPFSVIILAAFMRSIPGEIEEAAVMDGLGSAGMFFRVMLPLTVPAIVTVFIINFLGNWNEFLLANYFLSKEELRTLPVGMVGFRDAYNTNYAQMSAGIVFSVLPVMIIYAVLQEKIIEGVTAGSVKG; this is translated from the coding sequence ATGAGAGTGCTGAAAAAGACGATCCCGCATCTGTTCCTGATGGCGTATCTACTCATCATTTTGTATCCGTTTCTGTTCGTGTTGTTCTCTTCGGTCAAAACCGATAACCAAGCGATCGCCTCCAATCCGTTTGGGTTGCCGTCGTCGATTATTTTTGACAATTACATGAATGCTTGGGTGAACGCCAAGATCAGCACGTTTTTTTTCAATAGCTTATATATCGGTGTATTATCGGCGTGCTTGTCGATCCTGTTTGCTGCGATGCTGGCCTTTGCCGTAACGCGCATGCGGTACAATCGGATCAGCGCGGTCGTGTTCCAGCTGATCCTGCTGGGGATGCTGATCCCCAACAACTCGTTGCTGCTGCCGATCTACGGCATGATGCGCAACCTGAACGTGCTCGACACGCATATGGCGTTGATTTTGCCTTATGTGGCGAACGCGATTCCGTTTTCGGTCATCATTCTGGCGGCGTTTATGCGCTCGATCCCTGGTGAAATTGAAGAAGCAGCTGTCATGGACGGTTTAGGCTCAGCGGGGATGTTCTTTCGCGTGATGCTGCCCCTGACAGTACCGGCGATCGTGACGGTGTTTATCATCAATTTCCTCGGCAACTGGAACGAGTTTTTGCTGGCGAACTATTTTCTATCCAAAGAAGAACTTCGTACGCTCCCGGTCGGGATGGTCGGATTCCGCGATGCGTACAACACCAACTACGCGCAGATGTCAGCTGGCATCGTGTTCAGCGTGCTGCCGGTCATGATCATCTATGCGGTGCTTCAGGAAAAAATAATTGAAGGCGTTACGGCCGGCAGCGTTAAGGGTTAG
- a CDS encoding ABC transporter substrate-binding protein: MRKSLVLLLSLVFVASALLAGCGKSGNNGNNAAPAPSNESQGTSNAGTETETNNDPFEITIRHTQVGESKKFRLAMLEDVVKKTEAAVPGLTIKLDAVDSEVNRKEKLRGEMAAGKPPEIFDVFGSPDAQLYAKEGLMLDLTPIIEELGIKDKFTTLDPFTLDGKVYGLPIGGSIEGYFYNKEYFESKGLSVPKTLGELEQIAEKIKADGKIPFAQSSKDAWIPLMTTNNLWSYFAGPEITYGFKTGATKWTDENMVKAIAKHQEWVQKGYFKKGELGFEYADMRNQVITGEAIMMMDGSWANSVFRDPAQAGDMVGKIGFFNMPPLNEGDPVVVMQDANNGYGFSSAVAEDPRKLAAVKEFIKNMWTEEMQLRGLKEDGVLPAMKMDLEQMKTASDDPLMQDIFRAVSEIGTSFPAFDALVQAEVNTALSMGIQQIIGGEIEPAKMLENVQAAQDAANAAAE; this comes from the coding sequence ATGAGGAAGAGTTTGGTGCTGCTGCTGTCTCTTGTGTTTGTTGCATCCGCGCTGCTCGCCGGCTGCGGCAAATCCGGCAACAACGGAAACAATGCTGCCCCTGCCCCGTCGAATGAAAGTCAGGGCACGTCAAATGCGGGGACCGAAACGGAAACGAACAACGATCCGTTTGAAATCACGATCCGCCACACCCAGGTTGGGGAATCCAAGAAGTTCCGCCTGGCGATGCTGGAGGACGTCGTCAAGAAGACGGAAGCTGCTGTACCGGGCTTAACCATCAAGCTGGATGCGGTGGACTCCGAAGTGAACCGCAAAGAGAAGCTGCGGGGCGAAATGGCCGCGGGCAAACCGCCGGAAATCTTCGACGTATTTGGCAGTCCGGATGCCCAGCTATATGCCAAGGAAGGCCTGATGCTGGATTTGACACCGATCATCGAAGAATTGGGCATTAAAGATAAATTTACGACACTGGATCCGTTTACCCTTGACGGCAAAGTATACGGCTTGCCAATCGGGGGTTCCATCGAAGGGTATTTCTATAATAAAGAGTACTTTGAATCCAAAGGGCTGAGTGTGCCGAAGACGCTTGGGGAGCTGGAGCAAATCGCTGAGAAAATCAAGGCGGACGGCAAAATCCCGTTTGCTCAGTCCTCCAAGGATGCTTGGATTCCGCTGATGACGACCAATAACCTGTGGTCCTATTTTGCCGGTCCGGAGATCACTTACGGCTTCAAGACAGGCGCAACGAAATGGACGGACGAGAATATGGTTAAGGCGATTGCCAAACATCAGGAATGGGTTCAAAAAGGTTACTTTAAGAAAGGCGAACTGGGCTTTGAATACGCGGATATGAGAAACCAGGTTATTACGGGCGAGGCTATCATGATGATGGACGGCTCCTGGGCGAACTCCGTCTTCCGCGATCCGGCTCAAGCCGGCGATATGGTGGGTAAAATCGGCTTCTTCAATATGCCGCCGTTGAATGAAGGGGATCCGGTCGTCGTCATGCAGGATGCCAACAACGGTTACGGCTTCTCCAGTGCGGTGGCGGAGGATCCGCGGAAGCTGGCGGCCGTTAAGGAGTTCATTAAGAACATGTGGACGGAAGAAATGCAGCTGCGCGGCTTGAAAGAAGACGGCGTACTTCCGGCCATGAAGATGGATTTGGAGCAAATGAAGACGGCGTCCGACGACCCGCTGATGCAGGATATTTTTAGAGCGGTAAGTGAAATCGGCACTTCCTTCCCGGCGTTTGACGCGCTCGTGCAAGCGGAAGTGAATACGGCGCTGAGCATGGGCATTCAACAAATCATCGGCGGCGAAATCGAGCCGGCGAAGATGCTGGAAAATGTGCAGGCAGCGCAAGATGCAGCCAATGCCGCAGCGGAATAA
- a CDS encoding stalk domain-containing protein has protein sequence MKFKRLLITTMLVASQVAMVLPASAEEIGQGNGLEPQTGTQQLEVNGTTTDVVQPGDLPADQGTNDGTTGETVPEEGQEGTETGDETVPPTSPVTTPADPSMQSQSNSGQLILMVNSKKMYQNGKEYLAGYPMEVKDGVSYISIRAIVERAGFQLSFDNTTKETIIKRGNDELRFKLNTTYYKVNGVTQTMRGKSYSAQNNFMVPLTAITKALNISYSYDAVGKRVIVNLNTLPVASFSIGNKEVIAGETQVQYITNATSPIGLPIVNEEWIGRQDVFMTPGDYTVTYRVQDSSGQWSNPFTLTIHVDKPHTPPVANFTTDKDTYKMGELITYTDLSTDEVGITERIWENKEMAFFTPGQMTIRLKVVNKFGLYSTVEKTITITNETLYTRDEFNKLFIPVGEEYTFDGTQVPSWERIRYAFTSDAVTLIRSNSPETVYSKGILYKESAIGNTRFMIHHANSTGKPVKMYVIATNNNSETTRLTQSNLGFGGPSSYATAAGKASVMRYYESMQTGSKYKDTWFAPGESKIILNELSATAMKQGDVISLFADLYSDHTLNYTVMMVDQDQDPFKTLPYLSVLKPDIHNRGTYMEATRNIEVTELIGNTPSRLLIGDNSSDPFLIGYDGPTGEYRMNAGNFGVLYKVKLYRVAPNTLITFNPRGGHYMGGIMVNGNIVSLPSSGSLSAPNENAVLFRTGEREQTVDLVFTAAPGSNLSVNLLFQQLPEKKSE, from the coding sequence ATGAAATTTAAGAGATTGTTGATCACCACGATGTTGGTCGCATCGCAAGTGGCTATGGTGCTTCCAGCCAGCGCGGAGGAAATCGGGCAAGGAAACGGTCTGGAACCACAGACCGGAACACAACAGTTAGAAGTGAACGGGACAACAACCGATGTGGTGCAGCCTGGCGATCTGCCTGCAGATCAAGGAACAAACGATGGAACGACAGGAGAGACGGTTCCAGAAGAGGGTCAGGAAGGGACGGAAACCGGAGATGAAACGGTACCGCCAACAAGTCCGGTGACGACGCCTGCAGACCCAAGCATGCAGAGCCAAAGCAACTCCGGCCAACTGATTCTGATGGTGAACAGCAAGAAGATGTATCAGAACGGGAAGGAATACCTTGCCGGTTATCCGATGGAAGTGAAAGACGGCGTATCTTACATATCTATCCGGGCCATTGTGGAGCGTGCAGGATTCCAGCTGTCTTTTGACAATACAACGAAAGAAACGATCATTAAACGAGGCAACGACGAGCTGCGGTTTAAGCTGAATACGACTTATTATAAGGTTAACGGTGTGACGCAGACGATGCGGGGGAAATCCTATTCTGCGCAAAACAACTTCATGGTGCCGTTAACGGCGATCACGAAGGCGTTAAACATCTCGTATTCCTATGATGCGGTTGGCAAACGGGTGATCGTGAATTTGAACACGCTGCCGGTCGCTTCGTTTAGCATCGGCAACAAAGAAGTCATCGCCGGGGAAACACAGGTTCAATATATCACCAATGCGACTTCGCCAATCGGGCTACCGATCGTGAACGAGGAATGGATTGGACGCCAGGATGTCTTCATGACGCCGGGGGATTACACCGTAACTTACCGGGTGCAGGATTCCAGCGGCCAGTGGAGTAATCCGTTTACGCTGACGATTCATGTAGACAAGCCGCATACACCGCCGGTAGCGAATTTTACGACAGACAAAGACACCTACAAAATGGGTGAATTGATCACGTATACCGACCTCAGTACGGATGAAGTGGGCATCACCGAGCGCATTTGGGAAAATAAAGAGATGGCGTTCTTCACCCCGGGCCAGATGACGATCCGCCTGAAGGTTGTCAATAAATTTGGCTTGTACTCGACCGTGGAGAAGACGATTACGATTACGAACGAGACGCTCTACACGCGGGACGAATTTAATAAGCTGTTTATTCCGGTCGGGGAAGAATATACGTTTGACGGGACCCAGGTGCCAAGCTGGGAGCGAATCCGATACGCCTTCACTTCCGATGCGGTCACGTTGATCCGCAGCAACAGCCCGGAAACGGTGTATTCCAAAGGGATTCTGTATAAGGAATCGGCGATTGGGAATACGCGCTTCATGATCCACCACGCCAATTCGACCGGGAAACCGGTGAAAATGTACGTCATCGCCACGAACAACAATAGCGAAACGACGCGTTTGACTCAAAGCAACCTTGGATTTGGCGGTCCAAGCAGTTATGCAACAGCTGCGGGGAAGGCTTCGGTCATGCGCTATTACGAATCAATGCAAACCGGCAGCAAATATAAGGATACTTGGTTTGCTCCTGGAGAAAGCAAGATTATCCTGAATGAGCTGAGCGCTACGGCGATGAAGCAAGGGGATGTCATCTCCCTGTTTGCGGATTTGTATAGCGATCATACCTTAAATTATACCGTCATGATGGTTGATCAGGATCAAGATCCATTTAAGACGTTGCCTTATCTCAGTGTCTTAAAGCCTGATATCCATAACCGCGGCACTTATATGGAAGCCACTCGCAATATTGAAGTGACCGAGCTGATCGGCAATACGCCGTCCCGGTTGCTCATCGGCGACAACTCCAGCGATCCATTCCTGATCGGATACGATGGTCCAACCGGAGAGTATCGCATGAATGCCGGAAACTTCGGCGTTCTCTACAAGGTGAAGCTGTATCGGGTTGCGCCTAACACGCTGATCACGTTTAACCCGCGCGGCGGCCATTATATGGGCGGAATTATGGTCAACGGAAATATTGTCAGCTTACCATCCTCCGGCTCACTTAGTGCGCCTAACGAGAACGCGGTATTGTTCCGCACCGGTGAGCGCGAGCAAACTGTAGATCTGGTCTTCACGGCAGCTCCGGGCAGCAACTTGTCCGTCAACCTGCTGTTCCAGCAATTGCCGGAGAAGAAGAGCGAATAA
- a CDS encoding carbohydrate ABC transporter permease, with product MNKALRSPLIYSLFVLPALILFLAFFIYPIFTAINNSFTSWNGISKHMTYIGLDNYEMAFKDQAFWKSVRNNVYFILFSCLIQVPLIVFFSLLIANVKKLKGLYKTAVFMPSIMSTAVIGILWGFIYNPDFGLMNQVLGIFGIPPVYWLSDKNWAMLSILITNAWQWTGFYIVMVLAAILAIPRELDEAAAIDGAGGIQRAIRITIPLIMPIISVVVMLSVAGAMKAADIVLVMTKGGPAGSTDVMATYMIRYAITSFRHGFGNAIAVLIFAFTIIITALYQILVVRRTERIEY from the coding sequence ATGAATAAAGCGCTCAGAAGTCCTCTGATTTACAGCTTATTTGTTCTCCCGGCATTGATCTTGTTTCTTGCCTTTTTCATCTATCCAATCTTTACCGCCATCAACAACAGCTTTACCAGCTGGAACGGTATTTCCAAGCATATGACCTATATCGGTTTGGATAATTACGAGATGGCGTTTAAGGATCAAGCGTTCTGGAAATCGGTGCGGAACAATGTATATTTCATTCTGTTCTCCTGTCTGATCCAAGTTCCGCTGATCGTTTTTTTCTCCCTCTTAATCGCAAACGTCAAGAAGCTCAAGGGACTGTATAAGACCGCGGTCTTTATGCCGTCGATCATGTCCACTGCCGTGATCGGTATTTTGTGGGGGTTCATTTATAACCCGGATTTCGGGTTGATGAACCAAGTGCTTGGGATCTTTGGCATTCCCCCGGTGTACTGGCTGTCCGACAAAAATTGGGCGATGCTCTCCATCCTGATTACGAATGCTTGGCAGTGGACGGGGTTCTACATCGTAATGGTCCTGGCGGCGATCCTGGCGATCCCGCGCGAGTTGGACGAAGCGGCGGCGATTGATGGAGCGGGCGGCATCCAACGGGCGATCCGAATCACCATTCCGCTGATCATGCCGATCATTAGCGTCGTCGTGATGCTGTCGGTGGCTGGCGCCATGAAAGCGGCCGATATTGTGCTGGTCATGACCAAGGGCGGGCCAGCCGGCTCGACGGACGTCATGGCGACGTACATGATCCGTTACGCGATCACCAGCTTCCGCCACGGGTTTGGCAACGCCATCGCCGTACTGATCTTTGCCTTTACGATCATTATTACCGCCTTGTACCAAATCCTTGTCGTTCGACGCACAGAAAGGATTGAATACTGA
- the nagZ gene encoding beta-N-acetylhexosaminidase: MDKRQGGRLVDLSAWTLEEKIGQLFICGFHSLVPDEQIRTLVQQYHVGGVVYFRRNIASVEQLAELSRSLQGLPRSKPELPLFISIDQEGGMVARLDHEGMSRIPGNMALGAANDPALTEEVARLAAKEMLQLGINFNFAPCVDVNNNPANPVIGVRSFGEQPDRVAVHGAAAVRGYQAEDVIATVKHFPGHGDTAVDSHRGLASVPHGKERLHQVELVPFREAIAAGVDAIMTAHVIFPAFEPEGTPATLSHRVLTGLLREELGFGGLIVTDCLEMQAIAGHYGIAEGAVQAIEAGADLVLVSHTLADQRAAIERVAEAVRSGRISEASIDRSLERILALKAKRIGSAAQAVAAATATAAPLTPEAESAALLRHAAERSVTLVKGAGRLPLQSDQPVLVVWPELRHRTEVDEPAVHQYTLADALRPLHGQVVMTVIGTQPSDEEIAAVLEQSQEVSQIVVATYTAEGGIPEGQQKLVQRLQQLSGKRLIVVSTRNPYDLNAFPEIETYLCLYENRPFSLDVAAKVLVGELQPQGVLPVSLNQD, encoded by the coding sequence ATGGATAAGCGGCAAGGAGGACGGCTCGTGGATTTATCAGCATGGACGTTGGAGGAGAAGATCGGACAGTTATTTATTTGTGGGTTCCATAGCTTGGTGCCGGACGAACAGATTCGGACGCTGGTGCAGCAGTATCATGTGGGGGGTGTAGTTTATTTCCGCCGGAATATCGCTTCGGTGGAGCAGCTTGCCGAGCTGTCACGAAGCTTGCAAGGCTTGCCGCGCAGCAAACCGGAGCTTCCGTTGTTTATCTCGATTGATCAGGAAGGCGGGATGGTAGCCCGGCTGGATCATGAAGGGATGAGCCGGATTCCCGGCAATATGGCGCTGGGGGCGGCCAATGATCCGGCGTTGACGGAGGAAGTGGCGCGACTGGCGGCCAAGGAGATGCTGCAGCTGGGCATCAACTTTAACTTTGCGCCGTGCGTCGACGTCAACAACAATCCGGCCAATCCCGTGATTGGCGTCCGCTCGTTTGGGGAGCAGCCGGACCGGGTGGCCGTGCATGGAGCCGCGGCGGTTCGCGGATATCAGGCCGAAGACGTGATCGCGACGGTGAAGCATTTCCCCGGCCACGGGGATACGGCCGTGGATTCCCACCGCGGCTTAGCCAGTGTCCCGCACGGGAAGGAGCGGCTGCACCAGGTCGAGCTGGTCCCGTTCCGGGAGGCGATTGCGGCGGGCGTTGATGCAATTATGACGGCGCATGTGATCTTTCCGGCGTTTGAGCCGGAGGGGACGCCGGCAACGTTGTCGCACCGGGTGCTGACCGGCCTGCTGCGGGAAGAGCTGGGCTTCGGCGGGCTGATCGTCACCGATTGCCTGGAGATGCAGGCGATCGCGGGGCATTATGGCATCGCCGAAGGGGCGGTCCAGGCGATCGAAGCCGGCGCAGACCTCGTGCTCGTGAGCCATACGCTGGCCGACCAGCGTGCGGCGATCGAGCGGGTAGCCGAAGCGGTGCGGAGCGGGCGGATCAGCGAGGCGAGTATTGACCGCTCGCTCGAGCGCATCTTGGCGCTCAAGGCGAAGCGGATCGGCAGTGCGGCGCAGGCGGTAGCCGCCGCGACCGCGACGGCAGCGCCGCTGACGCCGGAGGCGGAGAGCGCCGCGCTGCTGCGCCATGCGGCAGAGCGCAGCGTGACGCTCGTGAAGGGAGCGGGCCGCTTGCCGCTGCAGAGCGATCAGCCGGTGCTGGTCGTCTGGCCGGAGCTGCGGCACCGCACCGAGGTCGATGAGCCGGCGGTGCATCAATATACGCTGGCGGATGCGCTGCGGCCGCTTCATGGCCAGGTCGTCATGACGGTGATTGGAACGCAGCCCAGCGACGAAGAGATTGCCGCGGTACTGGAACAAAGTCAAGAGGTCAGCCAAATCGTTGTGGCGACCTACACAGCAGAGGGGGGGATCCCTGAAGGTCAGCAGAAGCTCGTCCAGCGCCTTCAGCAGCTGTCGGGCAAACGTCTGATCGTCGTATCTACGCGGAATCCTTACGACTTAAACGCGTTTCCTGAGATCGAGACCTATCTCTGCTTATATGAAAATCGTCCGTTTTCGTTGGATGTCGCGGCCAAGGTTCTGGTCGGTGAGCTGCAGCCGCAGGGAGTATTGCCCGTCAGCTTAAACCAGGATTAA
- a CDS encoding response regulator codes for MKLKALLVDDEIHILTNLSKVLPWEEMGFEVVLLAKNGKEALEMASQHRPDLILSDIRMPVMDGIQLLQELREREIPCEILLLTGYQEFEYARTAIRYGVKDYICKPINYFELEETVRGIAKQIREKRKNLNKEQRMNQVVDLANENFLLHSLLGQETDAEGLLWDDEDAGEAKRRYAMLLLDLEGYSHRSIVWTLHERKAWNLHIKHALKDVFGEVLPGLTVLQIREGEWCLVFPSPSADRTVDEETLMPGFERIRQLIRSKEELPVRMCMAAGLHGLQELSLVYHRLQHRLILGAAQEGFVKADALPTDDFAPDKDAVEVQWGWIEQLGTGLRNGSTEVLDRIAGELKSYIGGLDERQACAAEKLMHYLLIHLLREMRELHMLPREQEEGLWKRLREPMSLKELLSIIVSLIEHARSSLSAKKSTELLMMSAQNYIQNHLGRDFGIEDIADYLGISSSYFCLLFKNHFGETFVEYLTKQRMEMAKCLLRTSERSIAQIGSSIGYQERRYFTKVFQKYTGMTPSDYRQKESNVS; via the coding sequence ATGAAATTAAAAGCGTTGCTGGTTGACGACGAAATTCATATACTCACGAACTTGTCGAAGGTTTTGCCTTGGGAGGAAATGGGGTTTGAAGTTGTTTTGTTGGCCAAGAACGGTAAGGAAGCGTTAGAGATGGCTTCGCAGCATCGTCCCGACTTGATCTTAAGCGATATCCGCATGCCGGTGATGGACGGCATTCAACTGCTGCAGGAGCTCCGGGAGCGGGAGATTCCTTGCGAAATTTTGCTGTTGACCGGGTATCAGGAATTTGAGTATGCTCGAACTGCAATACGTTACGGCGTGAAGGATTATATTTGCAAGCCGATCAATTATTTTGAGCTGGAGGAGACGGTTCGGGGGATCGCCAAACAGATTCGCGAGAAGCGCAAAAACCTGAACAAGGAGCAGCGGATGAACCAGGTGGTTGATCTGGCCAATGAAAACTTCCTATTACATTCCTTGCTCGGACAGGAGACAGATGCGGAAGGGCTGTTGTGGGACGACGAGGACGCCGGTGAAGCGAAGCGGCGTTACGCCATGCTGCTCTTGGATCTGGAAGGTTATTCGCACCGATCCATCGTCTGGACGCTCCATGAACGAAAAGCGTGGAATCTGCACATCAAGCATGCGCTGAAGGATGTATTTGGCGAAGTTTTGCCAGGCTTAACTGTGCTGCAGATCCGGGAGGGGGAATGGTGCCTCGTGTTCCCGTCCCCTTCAGCGGATCGGACAGTTGACGAGGAGACGCTGATGCCGGGCTTTGAGCGGATCCGACAGCTCATCCGCAGCAAGGAGGAACTTCCCGTTCGGATGTGCATGGCGGCAGGGCTACATGGTTTGCAGGAATTATCGCTTGTGTACCATCGCTTGCAGCATCGGTTGATTCTGGGAGCAGCGCAGGAAGGGTTCGTGAAGGCTGACGCGCTGCCAACAGACGATTTCGCCCCGGATAAGGACGCGGTGGAAGTGCAATGGGGCTGGATCGAGCAGCTTGGAACCGGATTGCGCAACGGGAGCACCGAGGTCTTGGATCGCATCGCCGGGGAATTGAAATCGTACATCGGCGGTCTGGATGAACGGCAGGCGTGTGCGGCGGAGAAGCTGATGCATTATTTGCTCATCCATTTGCTGCGCGAGATGCGCGAGCTGCACATGCTCCCAAGGGAGCAGGAAGAAGGGCTATGGAAGCGGCTGCGGGAGCCGATGAGCTTGAAAGAGTTGCTGTCGATCATCGTTTCGCTCATCGAGCATGCGCGCAGCTCCCTGTCCGCGAAGAAATCTACGGAGCTGCTAATGATGTCCGCGCAAAATTATATTCAGAACCATCTCGGCCGCGACTTTGGGATCGAGGACATCGCCGACTATCTCGGCATTAGCAGCAGTTATTTCTGCTTACTCTTTAAGAACCATTTTGGCGAAACGTTTGTAGAGTATTTGACCAAACAGCGAATGGAAATGGCGAAATGCCTGCTGCGTACCAGTGAGCGTTCGATCGCACAAATCGGCAGTTCAATCGGCTATCAGGAACGGCGATATTTCACGAAGGTCTTTCAGAAGTATACCGGCATGACGCCGTCGGATTACCGGCAGAAGGAATCAAACGTATCTTAA